A part of Pirellulales bacterium genomic DNA contains:
- a CDS encoding glycosyltransferase, with product MNSPNQASGNERTSASPAGEAPRIWCPGVGTAAEADAAPDYETLRRLLGAHICRRMGIYELPTGFVLSVVIPIYNELHTIEEVVRRVRGTGLPVEMVLVDDGS from the coding sequence ATGAATTCACCAAATCAAGCGAGCGGCAATGAGCGCACAAGCGCCAGCCCTGCGGGCGAGGCGCCGCGCATTTGGTGTCCCGGCGTCGGTACAGCCGCCGAGGCCGATGCCGCGCCGGATTATGAAACCTTGCGCCGCTTGCTCGGTGCCCATATATGCCGACGGATGGGCATCTACGAACTGCCGACGGGCTTTGTGCTTTCGGTGGTGATTCCCATTTACAACGAACTGCACACTATCGAAGAAGTGGTGCGCCGCGTGCGCGGCACCGGCCTGCCCGTCGAGATGGTGCTGGTCGACGATGGCAGC
- a CDS encoding carbon-nitrogen hydrolase family protein, whose product MISPFRAAAIQTSSSEDKAANLLATTALVERAAAAGAQLVALPEMFNCYGRASQILAAAESVPGPTSEALCSLARRLAITLVAGSFCERTADPAKGFNTSLLIGPDGNVLAQYRKRHLFDLEIPGQVSCRESSWLTAGDDLCVTGTPCGRIGQAVCYDLRFPEMFREMVDLDCQIICIPSAFTLTTGRDHWETLLRARAIENQAYLIAPNQFGQHAPGLTSYGRSMIVDPWGTVLCTAADDCGMILADIDLSRVAEVRARLPALQHRRDRRIARS is encoded by the coding sequence ATGATTTCCCCGTTTCGGGCGGCCGCCATACAAACCTCAAGTAGCGAGGACAAAGCCGCCAACCTGCTGGCAACCACGGCCCTGGTCGAGCGGGCGGCCGCGGCCGGTGCACAACTGGTCGCTCTGCCTGAAATGTTCAACTGTTACGGGCGGGCGTCGCAGATCCTGGCGGCGGCCGAGTCGGTCCCCGGCCCTACGAGCGAGGCCTTGTGCAGCCTGGCGCGCCGGCTGGCGATCACGCTCGTGGCAGGCAGCTTCTGCGAGCGCACTGCCGATCCCGCCAAAGGGTTCAATACGAGCTTATTGATCGGGCCCGACGGGAATGTGCTGGCCCAATATCGCAAGCGACATCTCTTCGACCTGGAAATTCCCGGCCAGGTCAGTTGCCGCGAATCGAGTTGGCTAACGGCTGGGGACGACCTGTGCGTCACGGGCACGCCCTGCGGGCGGATTGGCCAGGCCGTTTGTTACGACCTGCGTTTTCCCGAAATGTTTCGCGAAATGGTCGACCTCGACTGCCAAATCATCTGTATTCCGTCCGCATTTACTTTGACCACCGGACGCGATCACTGGGAAACGCTGCTGCGGGCGCGCGCTATCGAGAATCAGGCCTATCTGATCGCGCCGAATCAGTTCGGCCAGCATGCGCCGGGACTGACAAGCTACGGCCGATCGATGATCGTTGATCCGTGGGGCACCGTGCTCTGCACCGCAGCCGACGACTGCGGAATGATTCTCGCCGACATCGACCTATCGCGAGTCGCCGAGGTGCGCGCTCGTCTGCCGGCTCTGCAGCATCGCCGCGACCGACGAATTGCGCGATCGTAA